ATCAGCAGTAAGTCCAGTTCTCGTTCGTCTGGGGGTTTCCCTTGGGCCATCTGTCCGGCGCGCCACCGCTCTATCCGACTGTGTTGGCGATCGCGGGCGTCCGGTTGCTGGTTGTAGTTATCCACGATGTAGCGGATGAGCAGGCCCTCTAGTTGCTCTAGGCTCAGGCAGGCGTCTGCGTTGATCGACGCTAGATGGGGCTTGGCGTTGGCGGTGGTATAGCCCGGTAGGGTGGAGAAGAATTCACGGTTGAGGGTGCCGAAGGGCCGTTCGACGATGCCGCCTTCGGCGGGACGGCGACGCAGGCACAGCACGATGCCTAATCGGCTGGCGACTTGATCGATGTGGGCTGAGGTGAAGTCGGAACCGGCGTCGGTGTACAGGTACTTCGGGACGCCGTAGCTCTCCCACAGGGCTTCGGGTTCGTAGCCCCGTTGATACTGTTTCGGCAGGATCGCGTGGCGCAGGGCTAAGCCGGTGACGGCGGCACTGGGGGGTTCCAGGCCCAGGTGTATCCCCATGATGCATCGCGAGTAGGTGTCGATGACGGTGGTCAAGGTCGGTCGACCCAAAACGTCGCCTTGGCTATCGACGACCACAATATCGGCTGGTGTGTGGTCGCATTGCCATACCTGGTTGCTGTATTCAACGGCGATCTCAATCCCTGATTTTGCGGTCAGCGTCAGGGTATCTCCCTGCCAGCCGATGGAGCGTTGCTTCTGCTTTTGCTCGGCTTGCCTAATCTCACCCGACAGGATGCGGTATACCGTGCGACGGCTCGGATAATTGGGGCTACCGATGGCGGCGGCGTGGCTGGCGACTTGTTTGGCGATTTGGGCACGGCTCGTTTTACGGGTGCCTCGGTTCCCGTTGCGGTAGCGCTCAAGGATGAATTCCCGCCAGCTATCGTCCACTCTCACATTGCCTTCGTCGAAGCGTACTTGGCGCTTCAAGCCCTCAATGCCCCGTTCGCGATAGTGACGCACTAACCGCTTCAGATTGCGCACGCTCAAGCTCAGAGTGGCGGCTGCCGCAGCCTCCACCTCTCGGTACGTGGATTGACCGCGATAGCGTTCTAGGCCTTGAATGACCTCCAGGCGGCGGCGTTCGTCTAAGGACAGTGTCTCTAGGTGCGGCAATGTCACCGGTTCACTTTTTTCACCTTTCTCACGTGCCACGATATTTGTCATTCTCTGCACTTTTAATTCTGCTACTCTAAACCCTCTCAAAGCATTGCAGCACAACCGTTTTACCGTTCTTTACCAGCACCTTTTTTGTGCCACGATATTTGTCATCAAATTCGTGCCACAATATTTGTCATCAAATCCCCAAACCCTTATAGGACAAGCACTCCAGGCGCAATCGCAACCTCGAACAGCGGCCCCGATCACGGCGCTGAATCAGCCCCAAAATCGCTGGAAGCCCCAGCAGGCAACTGTTCTAGCCGCCATGACAATTATCGTGGCACAACGATGACAAATATCGTGGCACGCGACAAATTCCAAAAAACTCTAGACTGCACCCTCTATACCCCTATAAACCATTCTTATATCTTTATTTCTTATATTTCTGTACCTTTTGCCGTGATCCCCATTATGCGATCGCAACCCTCTTAAACCCCCAAAGTCCCTATGGATAAAGGCTTTTGGCCCTTTCAACCCCTGCGCCGATCCCCAGTGATCCCCGACTCCTATAAAATATTCCTATCCTTTATGCTATTTCTATACCTGTATTCAATATATAAAACCTCATATTCTATGGCGACATAAGGAATCTGTATCAATCAATTTCTACGAGATTCCAATGCTTTCAGCCCCTAAGACGTGCGATCGCACCCCTGCATCATCGCTTACAACTTCTAGACTGCAACGTAACTCGCTAAACTTTATCCTGACTACTATTCTGTATTTATTGCAGTCTTGTCGTCGTGTGTAGTCAGCCAAACAGGAGCAACACTCCATGACCATCGCCACCCCCAAACCCGATGTAAAGCGGCTCCTCACCCTAGGGTTAGACCCCAGGGACGTGCAATACCTCAGCAACCACCAGCAGCCCCTCCAACCCCCTGCTGAAGCCTTCTACAGCTTCTCTATCAAATAGCTCGAACCGCCAGTCCTCAGCGCAGGGAGGTACCCCCACACCATCCTTGAGCGCAGCGATCGCACGCCACGATCGCACCCTCTCCAGCAGCAGAACCCTACCCATGGCCCTGCACAGCGTTACGGGGGCCACCACTCAAGAGATTGGCGATCGCGCTGGCATGGGTCTACTACACCGATGCTCTGGCTGTTCGTCGTCACAGTGGGCGATCGCAGCCCACTATGACAACGATGAATGCAATCGCCCGCTAGCATCCTTGTCTCTGCCACCCGCAACACCTGGCAGGCCTTGGGCATAACGATCGCGCCATCGACTTCTACCGCACTCTCTGAATCATGCTCCAGAGCACGGGCTGACTGGCTTTCCCCCCCTGCTTATAGGGTGTCCAGGCAGGGCGGGCCGCACGACGCTACGACACCGAATGTGACGCTGAGGCAGCAGCCACTGGCTCTAAGAATCGATCGCGTCATCTACCCCGTCAATGTCGTCGCAACCTATGCGCCTAAGGCTACATCCCAAGTCTCTGCCAACAACCATCCCTCTGCCGAAACTATCTATCGTCGTCGCGATCTTCGGTAACGACAAGGAAGCGCGACGGGATGAGGATGGGCGATCGCCGCTTCAATTTCCTTTTTTTCGTCGTTCTCATGTGCCACGATATTTGGCCGTTGACCACCGTTGCCCCTGGTTTCAGGCAAAGCCTTGAAACCCTTATCTCACAAGGGTTTCGGCCACGTCTAATCGCCTCTATCTCGTGCCACAATAAATATGCAAAGACCTATAGACTGCAATGGATTTAGCTATAAATAACCCTAGCTGCTATTGAATACTGGTTTAAGTCAGGATGTTGATGTTATGGAGTAGAATGCCTCCTCGCCCTAGGGCTAGCTCCCAGGGACATGCAATCCCTCAGCAGCCCCTCCAACCCCCTGCTGTAACCTTTCACCATGTCTCGCCCGCCACCTGCCCCCAGCGCAGAGAGGGTATCCACACGCTCTCCTTGAGCGCGGCGATCGCATTAGATCACCTTTTCCAGTGAAGGACAAAGACTCTCGCTCTAGTGGCGGCAGAGCCAGGGGTTCACGTTTTTCGCCAGTCTCACGTGCCACGATATTTGTCATTCTCTGCAATTTTAATTCGAGTTCTCTAAAGGCTCTCAAATCACCGCAGCACAACCGTTTTGCCGATCTTACTAGCCTCTTTCACGTGCCACATTATTTGTCATCAATTTTGTGCCACGTTATTTGTCATCAAATCCCCAAACCCCTGCGGGACAAGCATTACGGACGCGATCGCAACCTTGAACGTCGGCTCATCATCATGTCGCTGGCTCAGACCCAAGATCGATAGATGTCCCAGCAGGCAACCGTTCTAGCACCCATGACAATTATCGTGGCACAACGATGACATTTATCGTGGCACGCGACAGATTTACTAAGACCCACAAACTGCAATAGATTTAGCTATAAACAATTTGACTGCTATTGCATATTTATTGCAGTTAAGATATTATGTAGTAGTCAGCCAAATGGGGAAACACCCCATGACCACTGCCATCGCCACCCCCCAACCCGAGATCAAACGGCACCTCGCCCTAGGGCTAGACCCCAGAGATGTGCAATACCTCAGCCGCTACCAGCAGCCCCTCCAACCCCCTGCTGAATCCGTCCACGGCTTCTCCCCAACGCTTGCCCTCAGCGCTATGAGGGCACCCCACCCCTCACGTTCAGGCAATCCCCCATGAACCCTACTCAA
Above is a genomic segment from Nodosilinea sp. E11 containing:
- a CDS encoding Mu transposase C-terminal domain-containing protein, whose protein sequence is MTLPHLETLSLDERRRLEVIQGLERYRGQSTYREVEAAAAATLSLSVRNLKRLVRHYRERGIEGLKRQVRFDEGNVRVDDSWREFILERYRNGNRGTRKTSRAQIAKQVASHAAAIGSPNYPSRRTVYRILSGEIRQAEQKQKQRSIGWQGDTLTLTAKSGIEIAVEYSNQVWQCDHTPADIVVVDSQGDVLGRPTLTTVIDTYSRCIMGIHLGLEPPSAAVTGLALRHAILPKQYQRGYEPEALWESYGVPKYLYTDAGSDFTSAHIDQVASRLGIVLCLRRRPAEGGIVERPFGTLNREFFSTLPGYTTANAKPHLASINADACLSLEQLEGLLIRYIVDNYNQQPDARDRQHSRIERWRAGQMAQGKPPDERELDLLLMRQQRRRIYQGGYLRFANLIYRGEYLSGHAGADVVLRYDPRDITTVLVYQPQGTTDVFLARAHAQNLETERLSLAEAKAISRRLREARTEITNQSILSEIQSRVQFIDELLSAPPLPANHEDLPSDEASEPESSPAPKPLPAIRVYDYEQLRQSHGL